One window of Saccharopolyspora phatthalungensis genomic DNA carries:
- a CDS encoding VOC family protein: MTVTFNHTIIAAKDRNESARFFRELLELPEAPSWGVFTNIQLNDGVLLQFAEPPVEIQMQHYAFLIDDELFDRAYRRLCDHGIEHWADPQMRRPSEINNGQGGRGVYFKDPAGHAIELITRPYL; encoded by the coding sequence ATGACAGTCACGTTCAACCACACCATCATCGCTGCCAAGGATCGTAACGAGTCGGCTCGATTCTTTCGAGAGTTATTGGAACTCCCGGAAGCACCGTCCTGGGGCGTGTTCACCAACATCCAGCTCAACGACGGTGTGCTACTTCAGTTCGCCGAGCCGCCGGTAGAGATCCAGATGCAGCACTACGCATTCCTGATTGACGACGAGCTCTTCGATCGGGCGTATCGACGGCTGTGTGATCACGGCATCGAACACTGGGCCGATCCGCAGATGCGACGCCCGAGCGAGATCAACAATGGCCAAGGCGGTCGCGGGGTGTATTTCAAGGACCCCGCCGGCCACGCGATTGAGCTGATCACCCGCCCGTACCTGTAA
- a CDS encoding efflux RND transporter periplasmic adaptor subunit has translation MKHRLAVGRRWLIVVSVVVVIAAGVGTWLLTRTSSTPQVRTLAATTATLRQTISSSGTIEPAQQANLNFAVSGQVTAVNVAVGQHVSQGQALATVNSASLRASVADAQATVASDQARLSSDQSANASSTQLNADQAALSAAQNQLTNTQNSLHEATLTSPQDGTVALVNLTVGQQVSAGGSSSGSSTASSSAGGSSGSSSGDGNGSTAGGGQGGGGQGGGGQGGGGQGAGSGQNSSGSGNSSSTNAQIVVISDGSYIVNATVDDTEVSQVKIGNQAVITPNGSTTPVYGTVTSVGLLANSSSVPSYPVTIGITGSPSGLFPGAGAQVSIIVKQLSDVLTVPSGAIHYADGHQTVTVMANGQQSTVTVTTGMSSNGRTQILSGLSEGQQVVVPSTQPTNRPTTQTGGRGFGGGGGGFGGGGFGGGGRG, from the coding sequence GTGAAACACCGATTAGCGGTCGGCAGGCGATGGCTGATCGTCGTGAGCGTCGTCGTGGTGATCGCGGCCGGTGTCGGCACGTGGTTGCTGACTCGCACCAGTAGCACGCCGCAGGTGCGGACCCTCGCGGCCACCACGGCGACCCTTCGCCAGACGATCTCTTCGTCGGGAACCATCGAACCCGCGCAACAGGCCAACCTGAATTTCGCCGTGTCCGGTCAGGTGACGGCGGTCAATGTGGCGGTGGGCCAACACGTTTCGCAGGGTCAGGCGCTCGCCACGGTGAACTCGGCGTCGCTGCGCGCCTCCGTCGCCGACGCGCAGGCGACCGTGGCCTCCGACCAGGCCCGGCTGTCCTCCGACCAGTCCGCCAACGCGTCTTCGACGCAGCTCAACGCGGATCAGGCCGCGCTCTCCGCGGCGCAGAACCAGCTGACCAACACCCAGAACTCGCTGCACGAGGCCACCCTGACCTCGCCGCAGGACGGCACCGTCGCGTTGGTGAACCTGACGGTGGGACAGCAGGTTTCGGCCGGCGGCTCGTCGAGCGGCTCGTCCACCGCCAGCTCCTCGGCAGGCGGTTCCAGCGGGTCCTCCTCCGGCGACGGGAACGGCTCGACTGCCGGCGGTGGTCAAGGCGGCGGCGGTCAGGGCGGCGGGGGTCAAGGCGGCGGCGGTCAGGGCGCGGGCAGCGGCCAAAACAGCTCCGGTTCCGGCAACTCGTCGAGCACGAACGCGCAGATCGTGGTGATCTCGGACGGCTCCTACATCGTCAACGCCACCGTCGACGACACCGAAGTGAGCCAGGTCAAGATCGGTAACCAGGCCGTGATCACGCCGAACGGCAGCACCACCCCGGTCTACGGCACGGTGACGTCGGTGGGTCTGCTCGCCAACTCGTCGTCGGTGCCGAGCTACCCGGTCACCATCGGTATCACCGGCAGCCCCAGCGGCTTGTTCCCCGGCGCCGGAGCGCAGGTGTCGATCATCGTGAAGCAGCTCAGCGACGTGCTGACCGTTCCCTCCGGGGCGATCCACTACGCCGACGGACACCAGACCGTCACCGTGATGGCCAACGGCCAGCAGAGCACGGTCACGGTCACCACCGGCATGTCGTCGAACGGCAGGACGCAGATCCTCAGCGGCCTGTCCGAAGGACAGCAGGTCGTGGTGCCGAGCACGCAGCCGACCAATCGCCCCACCACCCAGACCGGCGGCCGCGGCTTCGGTGGCGGCGGCGGTGGATTCGGTGGTGGTGGCTTCGGCGGCGGTGGAAGGGGTTGA
- a CDS encoding ABC transporter ATP-binding protein codes for MTDLPTTPLPGPVIETVDLGKIYRAGSLEVEALRTVSLRVDEGEYVAIMGPSGSGKSTLMHILGCLDVATSGTYRLTGVDVSELSEAELAGIRNKRIGFVFQQFNLLAPLPAWRNVELPLCYANRPRAERKERAIAVLERVGLGERIMHKPGELSGGQQSRVALARALVNEPALILADEPTGALDSHSTQDVLAMFDELNQAGHTVLLITHEEDVAAHAKRTVRVRDGIIQSDTRNPGVRR; via the coding sequence GTGACCGACCTACCCACCACGCCGCTGCCCGGCCCGGTCATCGAGACCGTCGACCTGGGTAAGATCTACCGGGCCGGCTCGCTGGAAGTCGAGGCGCTGCGCACCGTTTCGCTGCGAGTCGACGAGGGCGAGTACGTCGCGATCATGGGTCCCTCCGGGTCCGGGAAGTCGACGCTGATGCACATCCTGGGCTGCCTGGATGTCGCGACGTCGGGCACCTACCGCCTCACCGGCGTCGACGTCAGCGAACTCTCCGAGGCCGAGCTGGCCGGAATCCGCAACAAGCGCATCGGATTCGTCTTCCAGCAGTTCAACCTGCTGGCGCCTCTCCCGGCATGGCGCAACGTGGAACTTCCGCTCTGCTACGCGAACCGGCCCCGCGCAGAACGCAAGGAACGCGCGATCGCGGTGTTGGAGCGAGTCGGCCTAGGCGAGCGGATCATGCATAAACCCGGTGAGCTCTCCGGTGGTCAGCAGTCGCGCGTGGCGCTGGCCCGGGCGCTGGTCAACGAACCCGCGCTGATCCTGGCCGACGAGCCCACCGGCGCACTGGATTCCCATTCCACGCAGGACGTTCTGGCGATGTTCGACGAGCTCAACCAGGCGGGCCACACGGTTCTGCTCATCACGCACGAAGAGGACGTCGCAGCCCACGCGAAACGCACGGTCCGCGTGCGGGACGGGATCATCCAGTCCGACACCCGCAATCCGGGGGTGCGCCGATGA
- a CDS encoding ABC transporter permease, giving the protein MNWTETIRTSLDALRSHRMRSGLTMLGILIGIAAVILTVGLGEGAQQQVSSAINSLGTNLLVITPGSSSSGGVRGGLGSATTLTLSDADALGSRTVAPDIAGVAPSTSRSTSVKAGGTNWTTSVVGSTPNWAKVRDRTVAEGRFITDQDVVADAAVAVLGPATAQELFGGGDPVGQTVTVGSTPLTVIGVLNSAGSSSAAQNQDDQAIVPISTATDRLFGGTTRTSVQSIYVEATSQDTLSAAYQEADQELLNTHHITDPTQSDFTISSQQALLSTATSVTRTLTVLLGGVAAISLLVGGIGVMNIMLVSVTERIREIGLRKAIGASPVVIRRQFLVEAATLGLAGGLLGVILGIAGAVLLPSLISIPIVISPTATIGAILTSILIGVVFGVYPASRAARLAPIDALRSE; this is encoded by the coding sequence ATGAACTGGACGGAAACGATCCGCACCAGCCTGGACGCGCTCCGCTCGCACCGGATGCGCTCCGGGCTGACGATGCTCGGGATCCTCATCGGGATCGCGGCGGTGATCCTCACCGTCGGGCTCGGCGAGGGGGCGCAGCAGCAAGTCAGTTCCGCGATCAACTCGTTGGGCACGAACCTGCTCGTGATCACGCCCGGTAGCAGTTCGAGCGGCGGGGTCCGCGGCGGTCTCGGCTCGGCCACCACCCTGACGCTCAGCGACGCCGACGCGCTGGGCAGCAGGACGGTCGCACCGGACATCGCGGGGGTGGCGCCCAGCACGAGCCGCTCCACGAGCGTCAAAGCCGGGGGCACGAACTGGACAACCTCGGTGGTCGGCAGCACGCCGAACTGGGCGAAGGTGCGCGACCGCACGGTCGCCGAAGGGCGGTTCATCACCGATCAGGACGTCGTCGCCGACGCCGCGGTCGCCGTGCTCGGCCCGGCCACCGCGCAGGAGCTGTTCGGCGGCGGCGACCCGGTCGGGCAGACCGTGACCGTGGGCAGCACCCCACTCACCGTCATCGGCGTGCTGAACTCGGCCGGATCGTCCTCGGCCGCCCAGAACCAGGATGACCAGGCGATCGTGCCGATCAGCACCGCCACCGACAGGCTGTTCGGCGGCACCACCCGGACCTCGGTGCAGTCGATCTACGTCGAGGCCACCTCGCAGGACACGCTCTCGGCGGCCTACCAGGAAGCCGACCAGGAGCTGCTCAACACCCATCACATCACCGACCCGACGCAGTCGGACTTCACCATCTCCAGCCAGCAGGCGCTGCTGAGCACCGCAACCTCGGTGACCCGGACGCTGACCGTCCTGCTCGGCGGGGTCGCCGCGATCTCCCTGCTGGTCGGGGGAATCGGGGTGATGAACATCATGCTTGTGTCGGTGACCGAGCGGATTCGGGAGATCGGGCTGCGCAAGGCGATCGGCGCGAGCCCGGTCGTCATCCGGCGCCAGTTCCTTGTCGAGGCCGCCACTTTGGGCCTCGCGGGCGGACTGCTCGGCGTGATTCTCGGCATCGCCGGGGCGGTTCTGCTGCCGAGTCTGATCTCCATCCCGATCGTCATCTCGCCCACCGCGACCATCGGGGCCATCCTCACCTCGATCTTGATCGGGGTGGTGTTCGGGGTGTATCCGGCCAGCCGCGCGGCCCGGCTCGCACCGATCGACGCGCTGCGAAGCGAATGA
- a CDS encoding DUF5666 domain-containing protein, which produces MTIRLSHSVLAGSCAALFALAACGGNSSRPGNSAPPPSSSDQGARAPQGAFGTIAAVTASAMEVQNQQSGQVTVNFTASTTFDSTVPASLSDVTVGSCVMVTAAAGTTANPTAPAVEISQPANNTCTRGGLFGGGGGGNQGRTSSSRQPNPSRQPSPSAGNNQGPRGAFGSVTAVQPNGFTVRETNPRSNQTTDVTVTADSSTTYTRTVPADSHALAVGKCVVALGPADDTGAVTARSITISTPGPNGCPTFGRGQGRRPGQDQGQSNGGSNG; this is translated from the coding sequence ATGACCATTCGTCTCAGCCACAGCGTCCTCGCTGGCTCGTGCGCGGCGCTGTTCGCGCTGGCCGCGTGCGGCGGAAACAGTAGCCGGCCGGGCAATTCCGCGCCCCCGCCGAGCTCGTCGGATCAGGGAGCGCGCGCTCCGCAAGGCGCGTTCGGGACGATCGCTGCCGTCACGGCGTCCGCCATGGAGGTCCAAAACCAGCAAAGCGGCCAGGTGACGGTGAACTTCACCGCCTCGACCACGTTCGACAGCACCGTCCCGGCGAGCCTGTCGGACGTCACGGTCGGTTCCTGCGTCATGGTCACCGCGGCGGCCGGCACGACCGCGAACCCGACCGCGCCGGCCGTCGAGATCAGCCAACCGGCCAACAACACCTGCACGCGCGGCGGACTCTTCGGCGGCGGCGGTGGTGGCAACCAGGGGCGGACCAGTTCCAGTCGCCAACCCAATCCCAGTCGCCAACCCAGTCCTAGCGCGGGGAACAACCAGGGACCGCGAGGGGCCTTCGGCTCGGTGACCGCGGTGCAGCCGAATGGCTTCACGGTGCGCGAAACCAACCCCAGGAGCAACCAGACCACCGACGTCACGGTCACCGCCGACTCCTCTACCACCTACACCAGGACAGTGCCCGCGGACTCGCATGCCCTGGCGGTCGGCAAGTGCGTCGTCGCACTCGGCCCGGCCGACGACACCGGAGCGGTCACCGCCCGTTCGATCACCATCAGCACCCCTGGCCCCAACGGCTGCCCGACCTTCGGCCGCGGCCAGGGGCGGCGTCCAGGCCAGGACCAGGGACAGAGCAACGGTGGTAGCAATGGCTGA
- a CDS encoding biotin/lipoyl-binding protein, whose product MAERRRSARHWITGVTTVAVLGGGAGAWAAMRPSDPAYRLASAGPAEVTSTLSATGTIQSVNQATLSFPVSGTVSAVNVQVGQQVSAGQVVAALDTTTVSSQVVSAQSRLATAQAKLASDQDRQTAAAQASPAPAKPSTANASGTSRSPGGDAKPIAPPPQLASAQDTVKTSQQQVDSDLTAVSSLAGREKTTCDQAMQSASSSSTGSSQPSTSTEPTPSRTTSSAPSSGSGGSEAVSECTSLIQQVMTAQSKTAADEKALSDAENSLNTVLGQAIASVNRAASAASQAAQAPQPASQSRGTQPSSQSRSTQPPSQNRSAQNPSAQNRSGTTATAPPSADQLAADQASVDSANADLVAAQQNLDAATLISPIAGTVAQVGVAAGQTVAGASEKSNIVIIGPGSDEVTTSVSDVQLGQVHPGQDVTVTPDGTGLRLTGKVASVGVLPGTSGSTTGTSPATSSGASSSGTSYPVTISLDPTSQQLFAGATAAVSIMVGGTHASVTVPTSAVRAAGSRHIVSVLRNGTLIAVPVTVGVVGATLTEVTSGLRVGDQVVLANLDTPLPSGNTTQRGFGGGGFARPGGGGGAGRGD is encoded by the coding sequence ATGGCTGAACGTCGGCGAAGCGCGCGGCACTGGATCACCGGGGTGACCACCGTGGCGGTGCTCGGCGGCGGCGCCGGGGCATGGGCGGCGATGCGCCCTTCGGATCCGGCCTACCGGCTCGCCAGTGCCGGCCCGGCCGAGGTCACCAGCACCCTGTCGGCCACCGGCACGATCCAGTCGGTCAACCAGGCGACGCTGAGCTTCCCCGTGTCGGGCACGGTTTCCGCGGTCAACGTCCAGGTCGGGCAGCAGGTGTCGGCGGGTCAGGTGGTCGCGGCACTCGACACCACCACCGTGTCCAGCCAGGTCGTCTCGGCGCAGTCCAGGCTGGCCACCGCGCAGGCCAAACTCGCGTCCGACCAGGACCGTCAAACCGCCGCCGCGCAGGCGTCGCCCGCGCCGGCGAAGCCGTCCACGGCGAACGCATCGGGCACGAGCCGCAGCCCGGGTGGCGATGCCAAGCCGATCGCACCGCCGCCGCAGCTGGCGTCCGCTCAAGACACGGTGAAAACGTCGCAGCAGCAAGTCGATTCCGACCTCACGGCGGTCAGTTCCCTGGCAGGCCGGGAAAAGACAACGTGCGACCAGGCGATGCAGTCGGCGAGCTCCAGCTCGACCGGATCCAGCCAGCCCAGCACGAGCACCGAACCCACCCCGAGTCGGACGACCTCCTCGGCACCCTCATCCGGTTCCGGCGGCAGCGAGGCGGTATCGGAATGCACCTCGCTGATCCAGCAGGTCATGACCGCGCAGAGCAAGACCGCGGCCGACGAGAAAGCGCTCAGCGACGCCGAAAACAGCTTGAACACGGTGCTCGGCCAGGCCATCGCGAGCGTGAACCGCGCGGCGTCGGCAGCATCTCAGGCTGCCCAAGCGCCCCAACCAGCCTCGCAGAGCCGGGGCACCCAGCCGAGCTCGCAGAGCCGAAGCACTCAGCCGCCTTCCCAGAACCGCAGCGCCCAGAACCCCAGCGCCCAGAACCGCAGCGGCACCACGGCGACGGCGCCCCCGTCAGCCGACCAGCTCGCCGCCGACCAGGCGTCGGTGGACTCCGCGAACGCGGATCTGGTCGCCGCGCAACAGAATCTCGATGCCGCGACACTGATCAGCCCGATCGCGGGCACCGTCGCGCAGGTCGGCGTCGCTGCCGGGCAGACGGTCGCCGGGGCGAGCGAGAAGAGCAACATCGTGATCATCGGACCGGGCTCCGACGAGGTCACCACCTCGGTCAGCGATGTCCAGCTCGGCCAGGTCCACCCGGGCCAGGACGTGACGGTCACGCCGGATGGCACCGGCCTGCGGCTGACCGGAAAGGTCGCCTCGGTCGGCGTTCTGCCGGGCACGAGTGGATCCACAACCGGCACGTCCCCGGCGACCTCGTCCGGCGCCTCGTCGAGCGGGACCAGCTACCCTGTCACGATCTCGCTCGATCCGACCTCGCAACAGCTGTTTGCCGGGGCGACCGCGGCGGTCTCGATCATGGTCGGCGGGACGCACGCATCGGTGACCGTCCCGACGTCCGCCGTCCGCGCAGCGGGTTCACGACACATCGTCAGCGTGCTCCGCAACGGCACGCTGATCGCGGTGCCGGTCACGGTCGGAGTCGTCGGTGCGACGTTGACCGAGGTCACCTCCGGTTTGCGGGTTGGTGATCAGGTCGTGCTGGCCAACCTCGACACACCGCTGCCGAGCGGCAACACGACGCAGCGCGGTTTCGGTGGTGGCGGTTTCGCCCGGCCCGGAGGTGGTGGCGGCGCAGGCCGCGGCGACTGA
- a CDS encoding YeeE/YedE family protein, translating into MSNYWPWWAGAIGLALVTVNYTLITDRSFGVSSAWDRVLHWRAERRIERQEAQFADDRDLAEAFAAATAAEFGTRSGAPTSPDVMRGDTQPHGQDTGSAAGEQATTASVRSAPLVTQAALLLSIFVGGWVAAVTAGRFEIRFDMGDGFRQLVTADSNVMIGVLFVGGILVGFGTRLAGGCSSGHGLSGCGRLRPVSLVATVVFFGTAVAVSFLLWKVI; encoded by the coding sequence ATGAGCAACTACTGGCCCTGGTGGGCGGGCGCGATCGGGCTTGCCCTGGTCACCGTCAACTACACGCTGATCACGGATCGGTCCTTCGGGGTGTCCTCGGCGTGGGATCGCGTCTTGCACTGGCGTGCCGAACGCCGCATCGAACGGCAGGAGGCCCAGTTCGCCGACGACCGTGACCTCGCGGAAGCTTTCGCCGCGGCGACCGCCGCGGAGTTCGGGACCCGCTCTGGAGCACCCACCTCGCCGGACGTGATGCGCGGTGACACGCAGCCGCACGGCCAGGACACCGGATCCGCGGCGGGCGAGCAGGCCACGACCGCGAGCGTGCGTTCGGCGCCTCTGGTCACCCAGGCTGCCCTGCTCCTGTCGATCTTCGTCGGCGGATGGGTAGCGGCCGTGACCGCTGGCCGATTCGAGATCCGCTTTGACATGGGCGATGGTTTTCGCCAGCTCGTCACCGCCGATTCGAACGTCATGATCGGCGTGCTGTTCGTGGGAGGCATCCTCGTTGGCTTTGGCACTCGCTTGGCCGGGGGCTGCAGTTCCGGCCACGGACTCAGTGGCTGCGGTCGGTTGCGCCCGGTCAGCCTCGTCGCAACTGTCGTCTTTTTCGGCACCGCTGTTGCCGTGTCGTTCCTGCTGTGGAAGGTGATCTGA
- a CDS encoding YeeE/YedE thiosulfate transporter family protein gives MRTKGAVLVANIITGLALGYIVANIGFGDYAELNRMFTFQDPRMLYAFAGAVAIIVVVFAVVGVRRTPGRIHGGVVPGAVLFGTGWAISGGCPAIPIIQVASGYLPALVTIAGVMVGIWLCRWANARFFQLDRGSCGL, from the coding sequence ATGCGTACCAAGGGCGCGGTGCTCGTCGCCAACATCATCACCGGGCTTGCCCTCGGTTACATCGTCGCCAACATCGGGTTCGGTGACTACGCCGAGCTGAACCGCATGTTCACCTTCCAGGACCCGCGCATGCTGTACGCCTTCGCCGGAGCCGTGGCGATCATCGTGGTGGTCTTCGCCGTGGTGGGTGTCCGCCGTACGCCAGGGCGCATCCACGGCGGCGTGGTCCCCGGGGCGGTGCTGTTCGGTACCGGCTGGGCGATCTCGGGTGGCTGCCCGGCGATCCCGATCATCCAGGTCGCCAGCGGATACCTGCCCGCTCTCGTCACAATCGCCGGTGTCATGGTCGGCATCTGGCTGTGTCGCTGGGCCAACGCCAGGTTCTTCCAACTCGACCGCGGCTCCTGCGGGCTGTAA
- a CDS encoding collagen-like protein codes for MSSSKTLDAVFTPAKVEPGSSVQVSISGLPSDVRSVSIVSAAVEGGSEPQTLEVTVGSDGAVTASGDIAINSDLTPGEQAIEVRRDGPDGDVVGNVTFTVSESSDPDAAAKMRRAGPPGPKGDKGDKGDPGPKGDKGDTGPRGPRGDRGDQGDPGEKGDPGPKGQPGPKGDRGDKGEPGAAGSNGRKGDPGEKGDPGPKGGTGQKGEAGPKGEAGPKGETGPKGEAGPKGETGPKGDKGEQGDPGPKGDAGPKGDAGPKGDKGDPGKDGGGGHAILVDDYTISVNELRTRKLNTIWSRTVTVKNLSQDTVLLSSKEAQGIAHDYLASVEVSGYERFKDGFTIFLRKVTEPAWIEKNGKVLVRTVVYSAAPTQFGD; via the coding sequence ATGTCGTCCTCGAAAACACTCGATGCCGTTTTCACTCCAGCCAAGGTCGAACCGGGTTCCAGCGTACAAGTCAGCATTAGCGGACTGCCGTCCGATGTTCGGTCGGTCAGCATCGTGTCCGCGGCCGTCGAAGGCGGTTCAGAACCGCAAACGCTCGAGGTGACCGTCGGATCGGACGGTGCGGTCACGGCGTCGGGCGACATCGCAATCAATTCTGACCTGACGCCCGGGGAACAGGCTATCGAAGTGCGCAGGGACGGGCCGGACGGCGACGTGGTCGGTAATGTCACTTTCACGGTGAGCGAATCGTCCGATCCTGACGCTGCGGCAAAAATGAGGAGGGCCGGTCCGCCCGGCCCCAAGGGCGATAAGGGAGACAAAGGCGACCCCGGCCCCAAGGGGGACAAAGGCGACACCGGCCCCAGGGGGCCCAGGGGAGACCGGGGGGACCAGGGCGATCCGGGTGAGAAGGGGGACCCCGGCCCCAAGGGACAGCCCGGTCCGAAAGGTGACCGCGGGGACAAGGGAGAACCGGGTGCCGCTGGTTCTAACGGCCGGAAGGGTGACCCTGGAGAAAAGGGCGATCCCGGCCCGAAGGGGGGAACTGGCCAAAAGGGGGAGGCTGGCCCCAAGGGAGAGGCTGGCCCGAAGGGGGAGACCGGGCCGAAGGGAGAGGCTGGCCCCAAGGGGGAGACCGGCCCCAAGGGAGACAAGGGGGAACAGGGCGACCCCGGACCGAAGGGAGACGCCGGTCCTAAGGGCGACGCCGGTCCCAAGGGCGACAAGGGAGATCCTGGAAAGGACGGAGGCGGCGGGCACGCCATTCTTGTTGACGACTACACGATATCAGTCAACGAGTTGCGAACCCGTAAGCTGAACACGATCTGGTCCAGGACCGTCACCGTGAAAAATCTTTCCCAGGATACCGTCCTGTTGTCGTCCAAGGAGGCCCAGGGGATCGCGCATGATTACCTGGCGTCCGTGGAAGTGTCCGGTTACGAGCGCTTCAAAGATGGCTTCACCATCTTTCTCCGGAAGGTGACCGAGCCGGCCTGGATCGAAAAGAACGGTAAGGTCCTGGTGCGCACCGTTGTCTACTCCGCAGCCCCCACCCAGTTCGGCGACTGA
- a CDS encoding DUF4255 domain-containing protein: MGHVHLALNLVSRALREVLAIGYRADPVVDALVGTKGVVFTDPGETAKDAPGCLSLWLYRVMENGHLRNIPVEEPPGSTTRRQPPLSLDLHYLLTPFTSSTENDQILLSSSMQLLHDNAIVYVQDPVAGTVDEIRVVLGRPEQAELTGIWEALHAPYRLSVTYVVRVVRIDSTRVDDTALVVDVRTIYSSLWPRSGTVPLEISDRHFAPPNGEPAVHERNRGG, encoded by the coding sequence GTGGGCCACGTCCACCTCGCCCTGAACTTGGTCAGCCGGGCGTTGCGCGAGGTACTGGCCATCGGATACCGCGCCGACCCGGTGGTGGACGCGCTCGTGGGAACGAAGGGTGTCGTGTTCACTGATCCGGGCGAGACGGCCAAGGACGCGCCGGGATGCCTGTCGCTGTGGCTGTACCGGGTCATGGAGAACGGTCATCTCCGCAACATCCCCGTCGAGGAACCACCGGGATCGACCACCCGTCGGCAGCCGCCGCTGTCGCTGGACCTGCACTACCTGCTGACCCCGTTCACCTCGTCAACCGAGAACGACCAGATCCTGCTCAGCAGCTCGATGCAACTGTTGCACGACAACGCCATCGTCTACGTCCAGGACCCGGTCGCGGGAACGGTCGATGAGATCAGGGTCGTGCTCGGCCGGCCGGAGCAGGCCGAGCTGACCGGGATCTGGGAAGCACTCCACGCCCCGTACCGGCTCTCGGTCACCTATGTGGTGCGGGTGGTGCGGATCGACAGTACCCGGGTGGACGACACAGCACTGGTCGTCGACGTGCGCACGATCTACTCGTCGTTGTGGCCACGGTCGGGGACGGTTCCCCTGGAGATCTCCGACCGCCATTTCGCCCCACCCAACGGTGAACCAGCCGTCCATGAACGCAACCGAGGAGGGTAG
- a CDS encoding phage tail sheath family protein: protein MPEYLSPGTYVEELPSDVLPIQGVSTSTAGFAGLTERGPTQATLLTSWPEYQRWYGGILDPAQSYLPIAVQGFFTNGGQRVFVARIVPESATTATLTLPADGDAAPTVTAVGPGGWGGRVYVKVGPATKNAKGFRLSVAYYRGKPPETIDVVKFPPTVSEDYDELGADRSAGRFAEGVVNPASHLISLSWPKDKIPSVPSSGDWTPLTVEADDPSVKPTATDFQGRDGSGGSGPTGLAALAAVDEVAILAVPDAVNAALIPDSNERVTIVGSVLDQCESLRDRFAILDVEQGASDVKSIATQFVSRRSNYAAIYYPHLRILDSTSRAPILVPPSGFIAGIYAHNDVTRGVHKAPANYQVQGILTRDVQPGVGPLEFTISKGQQDILNPQGVNVIRDFRTTGQGIRVWGARTISSEPDWTYINVRRLFTYVEESVERSLQWVVFEPNSEPTWARLRRTVDTFLEQVWRDGALMGSTRQAAYFVRCDNSTMSVDDILNGRLICLIGLAAVRPAEFVVLRFSQKTIEAAA, encoded by the coding sequence ATGCCCGAGTACCTTTCTCCCGGCACCTACGTCGAAGAGCTGCCGAGCGACGTGCTTCCGATCCAGGGGGTGAGCACCAGCACCGCGGGATTCGCCGGCCTGACCGAACGTGGCCCGACCCAAGCGACACTGCTCACCTCCTGGCCCGAGTACCAGCGCTGGTACGGCGGCATCCTCGACCCGGCCCAGTCATATCTGCCGATCGCGGTGCAGGGGTTCTTCACCAATGGCGGCCAGCGGGTGTTCGTGGCCAGGATCGTGCCGGAGTCGGCCACGACCGCGACGCTCACCCTGCCCGCCGATGGCGACGCAGCGCCGACGGTCACCGCGGTGGGCCCGGGCGGGTGGGGCGGGCGGGTGTACGTCAAAGTCGGCCCGGCCACAAAGAACGCCAAGGGGTTCCGGCTCTCGGTGGCCTATTACCGGGGCAAGCCCCCGGAGACCATCGACGTGGTCAAATTCCCGCCGACGGTGTCGGAGGACTACGACGAACTCGGTGCCGACCGCAGCGCCGGACGGTTCGCGGAGGGTGTGGTCAACCCCGCCTCGCACCTGATTTCCCTGTCCTGGCCGAAGGACAAAATCCCCTCCGTGCCCAGCAGCGGGGACTGGACCCCGCTCACAGTCGAAGCCGACGACCCCTCGGTGAAACCCACCGCCACGGACTTTCAGGGCCGTGACGGATCCGGCGGGTCCGGCCCCACCGGTCTGGCCGCGCTGGCCGCCGTGGATGAGGTGGCCATCCTCGCGGTGCCCGACGCCGTGAACGCGGCGTTGATACCGGACAGCAACGAACGCGTGACCATCGTCGGCAGCGTCCTCGACCAGTGCGAGTCGCTGCGGGACCGGTTCGCCATCCTCGACGTGGAACAGGGCGCGTCGGACGTCAAGTCCATCGCCACCCAGTTCGTCTCCCGCCGGTCCAACTACGCGGCCATCTACTACCCGCACCTGCGGATCCTCGATTCGACCAGCCGGGCACCGATCCTGGTACCGCCCAGCGGATTCATCGCCGGGATCTACGCCCACAACGATGTCACCAGGGGCGTACACAAGGCGCCGGCCAACTACCAGGTGCAGGGCATCCTCACCCGGGATGTGCAACCCGGTGTCGGGCCGCTGGAGTTCACGATCTCCAAGGGACAGCAAGACATCCTCAACCCGCAGGGCGTCAACGTGATCCGGGACTTCCGGACCACCGGGCAAGGGATCCGGGTATGGGGCGCCAGGACGATCTCCAGCGAACCGGACTGGACCTACATCAACGTGCGCAGGCTGTTCACCTACGTTGAGGAATCGGTGGAAAGAAGCCTGCAGTGGGTGGTGTTCGAGCCGAACTCCGAACCCACCTGGGCCAGGTTGCGCCGGACGGTCGACACCTTCCTGGAGCAGGTATGGCGGGACGGCGCGCTGATGGGCAGCACCCGCCAGGCGGCCTACTTCGTCCGGTGTGACAACTCCACCATGTCGGTCGACGACATCCTCAACGGCCGCCTGATCTGCTTGATCGGCCTCGCCGCGGTGCGTCCCGCGGAGTTCGTGGTGCTGCGCTTCTCGCAGAAGACCATCGAGGCCGCCGCCTGA